One Halobaculum sp. CBA1158 DNA segment encodes these proteins:
- a CDS encoding ASCH domain-containing protein has translation MAHIDAGEILPNDHVQQLAAAGEVTQLHRGHAYAEAGDTFEIDGTTFEVTAIERRTLGDLTDEDARAEGSEDLEAYKRRLEHVHDEFEWDDDSEVVRHAFEPRE, from the coding sequence ATGGCACACATCGACGCCGGCGAGATCCTTCCGAACGACCACGTCCAGCAGCTGGCCGCCGCGGGCGAGGTGACGCAACTGCACCGCGGACACGCCTACGCCGAGGCGGGCGACACCTTCGAGATCGACGGCACGACGTTCGAGGTGACGGCGATCGAGCGCCGAACCCTCGGCGACCTCACCGACGAGGACGCCCGCGCTGAGGGCTCCGAGGACCTCGAGGCGTACAAGCGCCGACTGGAGCACGTCCACGACGAGTTCGAGTGGGACGACGACAGCGAGGTCGTCAGACACGCCTTCGAGCCGCGGGAGTGA
- a CDS encoding AAC(3) family N-acetyltransferase, with protein sequence MGEHDVVERTDEPLTADRIRADLRDLGVDAGETALVHSSLSAMGWVAGGAPTAVDGLLEAVTAAGTVAVPTHSTQLSEPTAWENPSVPDDWVETIRAEAAPYRPAVTPSRGMGAIPECLRTYPDAVRSRHPTTSFSAWGAAAEAVVADHAYDSPMGEESPLARLYERDALIVRIGVDANTSLHLAEYRADLDDPPERSGGRALVDGEPRWVTFEEPTSRDDFRDVEAAFEAADPDRVWRGRVGDAEAVVCRMRPLVDFAVEWMEANR encoded by the coding sequence ATGGGCGAACACGACGTCGTCGAGCGCACCGACGAGCCGCTGACGGCCGACCGGATCCGTGCCGACCTGCGCGACCTGGGCGTCGACGCCGGCGAGACCGCCCTTGTGCACTCGTCGCTGTCGGCGATGGGGTGGGTCGCCGGCGGCGCGCCGACAGCGGTCGACGGTCTGCTCGAGGCGGTGACGGCTGCCGGGACGGTCGCGGTGCCGACCCACTCGACGCAGTTGTCCGAGCCGACGGCGTGGGAGAACCCGTCGGTCCCCGACGACTGGGTCGAGACGATCCGCGCAGAGGCGGCCCCCTACCGACCGGCGGTGACGCCGTCGCGGGGGATGGGAGCGATCCCCGAGTGCCTGCGGACCTACCCGGACGCCGTCCGGAGCCGCCACCCGACCACGTCGTTCTCGGCGTGGGGTGCGGCGGCCGAGGCTGTGGTCGCGGACCACGCGTACGACTCCCCGATGGGGGAGGAATCGCCGCTCGCGCGGCTGTACGAGCGAGACGCGCTGATCGTCCGGATCGGCGTCGACGCGAACACCTCCCTCCATCTCGCGGAGTATCGAGCCGACCTCGACGACCCGCCCGAACGGAGCGGCGGGCGGGCGCTGGTCGACGGCGAGCCGCGGTGGGTGACCTTCGAGGAGCCGACCTCCCGCGACGACTTCCGCGACGTCGAGGCCGCGTTCGAGGCGGCCGATCCCGACCGGGTGTGGCGCGGACGCGTCGGCGACGCCGAGGCCGTCGTCTGTCGCATGCGACCGCTGGTCGACTTCGCCGTCGAGTGGATGGAGGCGAACCGCTGA
- a CDS encoding HAMP domain-containing sensor histidine kinase: protein MNRTGAIRALPALLTGSVLALAAAHVVFDDDRLVIDLAEASILVVFAVALGFVAVRVARDRFAPDRVSRVVLTGLGSGIVVGALAALYLATRIADGDPTTEPMIVLSIGWSLGVSAGALVGYYVERVRRERAEQARLTGRLTVLQRVLRHNIRNEVAIIRGIAATAAESTDDEALTGRLRTMTDHVDRVHGLSEKANTLTELWNDDETVEADLAATVRAEVSRFRETHPGVDVTLSTPETAPATAHPSAALAVREALDNAATHNDAGELAVDASVSTGSEWVTVEVADDGSSVPEEDLAALAASREFPLQHVTGLGLWVIFWVVELSGGRLDIDNVDPAGVRVRMRFRPVDVATRS from the coding sequence GTGAATCGAACGGGGGCGATCCGAGCCCTCCCGGCGCTCCTGACCGGATCGGTCCTCGCGCTCGCCGCCGCCCACGTGGTGTTCGACGACGACCGACTCGTCATCGACCTCGCCGAGGCGTCGATCCTCGTGGTGTTCGCCGTGGCGCTGGGGTTCGTCGCGGTCCGGGTGGCTCGCGACCGGTTCGCGCCCGACCGCGTGAGCCGGGTCGTGCTCACGGGACTGGGATCGGGAATCGTCGTCGGCGCGCTCGCGGCGCTGTATCTCGCCACGCGGATCGCCGACGGCGATCCCACCACCGAGCCGATGATCGTCCTCTCGATCGGGTGGAGTCTCGGTGTCAGCGCCGGCGCGCTCGTCGGCTACTACGTCGAACGGGTTCGCCGCGAGCGCGCCGAGCAGGCGCGGTTGACCGGGCGACTCACCGTCCTCCAGCGGGTGCTCCGGCACAACATCCGCAACGAGGTCGCGATCATTCGCGGGATCGCCGCCACCGCCGCCGAGTCGACCGACGACGAGGCGCTCACGGGGAGGCTGCGGACGATGACCGACCACGTCGACCGAGTCCACGGCCTCTCCGAGAAGGCGAACACGCTGACGGAGCTGTGGAACGACGACGAGACCGTCGAGGCCGACCTCGCGGCCACCGTGCGCGCGGAGGTGTCGCGCTTTCGCGAGACCCACCCCGGAGTCGACGTGACCCTCTCGACGCCAGAGACCGCCCCGGCGACGGCACATCCCTCTGCGGCGCTCGCTGTGCGCGAGGCGCTCGACAACGCCGCCACACACAACGACGCCGGCGAACTCGCGGTCGACGCGTCAGTCTCTACCGGCTCCGAGTGGGTGACCGTCGAGGTCGCCGACGACGGGTCGAGCGTCCCCGAGGAGGACCTGGCGGCGCTTGCGGCCTCCAGGGAGTTCCCGCTTCAGCACGTCACCGGGCTCGGCCTGTGGGTGATATTCTGGGTCGTCGAGCTGTCCGGGGGACGGTTGGACATCGACAACGTCGACCCGGCCGGCGTCCGGGTCCGGATGCGATTCCGGCCGGTCGACGTCGCGACCCGGTCGTGA
- a CDS encoding enolase C-terminal domain-like protein, with product MTVRALREFALELAAPLSTARGDIERREGLLVRVDLAGTPGVGEAAPLPGWTESLADCRRALERARDEGTPPGSDSPAARHAVALAYRDAFARRRGESLAASLTRAGEDDREPAASVPVNGTVGDADRDEAVAAAREAVTAGHRCVKLKVGARSLEADLARVRAVADAVGAGADGTDPAADRDGTDGTDGTGGVALRVDANGAWDRPTAREAVSALAGVVEYVEQPLPAGDLAGHASLRGVGAPVALDESLTRHGVGDVLAAGAADAVVLKPMALGGPSRALAAGRAAAHAGVAPVVTTTVDAAVARTAAVHVAAALPRGAARAHGLATGDLLALDLAGDDPAPVADGRIAVPSGPGLAGDAFDDLFADGT from the coding sequence GTGACGGTCCGCGCGCTCCGGGAGTTCGCGCTCGAACTCGCCGCGCCGCTGTCGACGGCCCGCGGCGACATCGAGCGACGCGAGGGGCTGCTCGTCCGGGTCGACCTCGCCGGCACGCCGGGTGTCGGCGAGGCCGCGCCGCTGCCGGGGTGGACCGAGTCGCTCGCCGACTGCCGGCGCGCCCTCGAACGCGCCCGCGACGAGGGGACCCCACCGGGCTCCGATTCGCCCGCCGCGCGCCACGCCGTCGCGCTCGCGTACCGCGACGCGTTCGCCCGCCGGCGCGGGGAGTCGCTCGCGGCGTCGCTGACGCGGGCGGGCGAGGACGACCGGGAGCCGGCGGCGTCGGTCCCGGTCAACGGCACCGTCGGCGACGCCGACCGCGACGAGGCGGTCGCCGCCGCCCGGGAGGCGGTGACGGCCGGCCACCGGTGCGTGAAACTGAAGGTCGGCGCGCGGTCGCTGGAGGCGGACCTCGCGCGGGTCCGGGCGGTCGCCGACGCCGTCGGGGCGGGAGCCGACGGGACCGATCCGGCCGCCGATCGTGATGGGACCGACGGGACCGACGGCACCGGCGGCGTCGCGCTCCGGGTCGACGCCAACGGCGCGTGGGACCGGCCGACCGCCCGGGAGGCGGTGTCGGCGCTGGCGGGCGTCGTCGAGTACGTCGAACAGCCGTTGCCCGCCGGCGACCTCGCGGGACACGCGTCCCTGCGGGGCGTCGGCGCGCCCGTCGCGCTCGACGAGTCGCTGACGCGCCACGGCGTCGGCGACGTGCTCGCGGCCGGTGCCGCCGACGCGGTCGTCCTGAAGCCGATGGCGCTCGGGGGACCGTCCCGGGCGCTCGCGGCGGGCCGGGCGGCGGCCCACGCCGGCGTCGCGCCCGTCGTCACCACCACCGTCGACGCCGCGGTCGCGCGAACCGCGGCCGTTCACGTCGCCGCCGCGCTCCCCCGCGGAGCCGCCCGCGCGCACGGCCTCGCCACCGGCGACCTGCTCGCGCTCGACCTCGCCGGCGACGACCCCGCCCCGGTCGCGGACGGTCGGATCGCCGTGCCGTCCGGGCCGGGTCTCGCCGGCGACGCGTTCGACGACCTGTTCGCGGACGGGACGTGA
- a CDS encoding halocyanin domain-containing protein, giving the protein MSDPTESPADAGGATTRRRVTTAVAAATVAALAGCSGGGGGGAGGDDTDADGDGESEPYDGWLSDARGFDGSVADERGAEEVTVVVGAGGSGYAFDPPAVRVSPDTTVVWEWTGMGNRHNVVADGGDFESDYYASEGATFSRKFTDSGVTRYYCTPHQNLGMKGVIEVAEG; this is encoded by the coding sequence ATGAGCGATCCCACCGAGTCGCCGGCGGACGCCGGCGGGGCGACGACGCGCCGACGGGTTACCACGGCAGTCGCGGCCGCCACGGTCGCGGCGCTTGCGGGCTGTTCCGGCGGCGGGGGTGGCGGTGCGGGCGGCGACGACACGGACGCCGACGGAGACGGCGAGTCCGAACCGTACGACGGGTGGCTCTCGGACGCCCGGGGGTTCGACGGCTCCGTCGCCGACGAGAGGGGAGCCGAGGAGGTGACCGTCGTCGTCGGGGCCGGCGGCAGCGGCTACGCGTTCGATCCGCCGGCGGTCCGCGTCTCTCCGGACACGACGGTCGTCTGGGAGTGGACGGGCATGGGGAACCGCCACAACGTCGTCGCCGACGGCGGCGACTTCGAGAGCGACTACTACGCTTCCGAGGGAGCGACGTTCTCTCGGAAGTTCACCGACTCCGGCGTCACGAGGTACTACTGCACGCCCCACCAGAATCTCGGCATGAAGGGCGTGATCGAGGTCGCCGAGGGGTAA
- a CDS encoding rubrerythrin family protein produces the protein MDGEAFRERVESAKSTELERLGSNKLLIALTDATLEPEAVLRAVADSEHAAHVTFSQWADDATEAGGENGADGGGDAAAELFGWLADRERDHRERVLDSLSDLGVEHDPADGGTMHEYLRAREDPVERIAAGTVGRGLVSDRSHLQIVSLFVNEGDEARADLFRDLRAETEEELERGLALLEDLCGDEDGDDWERARMVAEYVVQVAYDDYADALTGMGIDVKPVC, from the coding sequence ATGGACGGCGAGGCCTTCCGCGAGCGCGTCGAGTCGGCGAAGTCGACCGAGTTGGAGCGACTCGGCTCGAACAAGCTGCTCATCGCGCTCACGGACGCGACGCTGGAGCCCGAGGCCGTGTTGCGGGCGGTCGCCGACTCCGAACACGCCGCGCACGTCACCTTCTCGCAGTGGGCCGACGACGCGACCGAGGCCGGCGGGGAGAACGGCGCGGACGGCGGCGGCGACGCCGCCGCGGAGCTGTTCGGGTGGCTCGCCGACCGCGAGCGCGACCACCGCGAGCGCGTGCTCGACTCGCTGTCGGACCTCGGGGTCGAGCACGATCCGGCCGACGGCGGCACCATGCACGAGTACCTCCGCGCGCGGGAGGATCCGGTAGAACGGATCGCCGCCGGCACGGTCGGCCGCGGGCTCGTCAGCGACCGCTCGCACCTCCAGATCGTCTCCCTGTTCGTCAACGAGGGCGACGAGGCGCGCGCGGACCTCTTTCGCGACCTGCGCGCCGAGACCGAGGAGGAACTGGAGCGCGGACTGGCGCTGCTGGAGGACCTGTGCGGAGACGAGGACGGCGACGACTGGGAGCGCGCCCGGATGGTCGCGGAGTACGTCGTGCAGGTCGCCTACGACGACTACGCCGACGCGCTGACCGGGATGGGGATCGACGTGAAACCGGTGTGTTGA
- a CDS encoding MBL fold metallo-hydrolase, with amino-acid sequence MAPEALARRLRAGDAASVLDVRDRPEFESWHVDGRRVTARQVPHVKFVAAGATGDATDPLPDDLSEPIVVVCGRGAASAEVASDLAAAGVDAVNLAGGMDAWAETYLAEPVVDDDDLAVIQYQRPSSGCLAYLVVAGDDAVVIDPLRAFADRYVADAAARDATIVRAVDTHVHADHVSGVRAVADAAGARATVPAGARERGLAFAADLVADGDEIRVGDATLTAVDAPGHTSEQICLRLDRAGDAPSVLFSGDALFLGSVGRPDLEAGESGARGLAERAYETLHDRLLALPDDTILAPGHVADVADAGGLDGRPAVYAAPLSAVRDLDVLALDRESFLDRVASSLPPRPANHERIVAANLGTATMDDETAFEAELGPNNCAIE; translated from the coding sequence CTGGCCCCCGAGGCGCTCGCGCGTCGCCTCCGCGCCGGCGACGCCGCGTCGGTGCTGGACGTGCGCGACCGCCCGGAGTTCGAGTCGTGGCACGTCGACGGGCGGCGCGTGACCGCCCGACAGGTGCCGCACGTGAAGTTCGTCGCCGCCGGGGCGACCGGCGACGCGACCGACCCATTGCCCGACGACCTCTCGGAGCCGATCGTCGTCGTCTGCGGCCGCGGCGCGGCCAGCGCCGAGGTGGCCAGCGACCTCGCGGCCGCCGGCGTCGACGCTGTGAACCTCGCGGGCGGCATGGACGCGTGGGCCGAGACGTACCTCGCCGAGCCGGTCGTCGACGACGACGACCTGGCGGTGATCCAGTACCAGCGCCCCTCCTCCGGCTGTCTCGCGTACCTGGTCGTCGCCGGCGACGACGCGGTCGTGATCGATCCCCTCCGGGCGTTCGCCGACCGGTACGTCGCCGACGCGGCCGCCCGCGACGCGACCATCGTTCGCGCCGTCGACACCCACGTCCACGCCGACCACGTCTCGGGCGTCCGTGCGGTCGCGGACGCGGCCGGCGCACGCGCGACCGTGCCGGCGGGGGCGCGCGAGCGCGGCCTCGCGTTCGCGGCCGACCTCGTCGCCGACGGCGACGAGATCCGCGTCGGCGACGCGACGCTGACCGCGGTCGACGCGCCGGGACACACGAGCGAGCAGATCTGCCTTCGACTCGACCGCGCCGGCGACGCCCCGAGCGTGCTGTTCTCCGGAGACGCGCTGTTCCTCGGGAGCGTCGGCCGGCCCGACCTGGAGGCGGGCGAGTCCGGTGCGCGCGGGCTGGCCGAGCGGGCCTACGAGACGCTCCACGACCGACTGCTCGCGCTCCCCGACGACACGATCCTCGCGCCCGGCCACGTTGCGGACGTCGCCGACGCCGGAGGCCTCGACGGACGGCCGGCGGTCTACGCGGCCCCGTTGTCGGCGGTTCGCGACCTCGACGTGCTCGCGCTCGATCGCGAGTCGTTCCTCGACCGGGTCGCCTCGTCGCTGCCGCCGCGGCCCGCGAACCACGAGCGGATCGTCGCCGCTAACCTCGGGACCGCGACGATGGACGACGAGACGGCGTTCGAGGCGGAGCTGGGCCCGAACAACTGTGCGATCGAGTGA
- a CDS encoding 1,4-dihydroxy-2-naphthoate polyprenyltransferase has product MSTETSQADISRRRAWVMAARPQTMPAALAPVLVGTGLAVRDSVFAPLPALVALVGAALIQIGTNFANDYYDAEQGADTEDREGFTRVTAGGLIEPAAVKRAMWLTFLAAILVGAYLVAVAGLPILIVGLVSVAMGVAYTGGPYPLAYHGLGDVFVFLFFGLVAVTGTYYVQAAATVGVAFGTLVPGPDLVPLAAVVAALPVAAIATDILVVNNLRDREEDAATGKNTLTVRFGYGFSRAQFVLLLGMAYAIPPVFFASTGDPTVLLPLLTLPLAVPLTRTVLTETAGDALNPALERCGKLHAAFAALFAVGLAL; this is encoded by the coding sequence ATGAGCACGGAGACGAGTCAGGCCGACATCTCCAGGCGGCGGGCGTGGGTGATGGCCGCGCGGCCTCAGACCATGCCGGCGGCGCTGGCTCCCGTCCTCGTCGGCACGGGGCTGGCCGTCCGCGACAGCGTGTTCGCGCCCCTGCCGGCGCTGGTGGCGCTGGTGGGCGCAGCGCTGATCCAGATCGGGACGAACTTCGCGAACGACTACTACGACGCCGAGCAAGGCGCTGACACCGAGGACCGCGAGGGATTCACCCGCGTCACGGCGGGCGGGCTCATCGAGCCCGCGGCGGTGAAGCGCGCGATGTGGCTCACGTTCCTCGCGGCCATCCTCGTGGGCGCGTACCTCGTCGCCGTCGCCGGGCTGCCGATCCTGATCGTCGGGCTCGTCTCGGTGGCGATGGGCGTCGCCTACACCGGCGGTCCGTACCCCCTCGCGTACCACGGCCTCGGCGACGTGTTCGTCTTCCTGTTCTTCGGGCTCGTCGCCGTCACGGGCACCTACTACGTGCAGGCGGCGGCGACGGTAGGGGTCGCGTTCGGCACGCTCGTTCCCGGTCCGGACCTCGTCCCGCTCGCGGCCGTCGTCGCCGCCCTTCCGGTGGCGGCCATCGCGACGGACATCCTCGTCGTCAACAACCTCCGCGACCGCGAGGAGGACGCCGCGACCGGCAAGAACACCCTCACGGTCCGCTTCGGCTACGGCTTCTCGCGGGCGCAGTTCGTCCTCCTGCTCGGGATGGCGTACGCGATCCCGCCGGTGTTCTTCGCGTCGACGGGCGATCCCACGGTCCTGCTCCCCCTCCTGACGCTCCCGCTTGCGGTGCCGCTGACGCGGACCGTCCTCACGGAGACCGCCGGCGACGCGCTGAACCCGGCGCTTGAACGGTGCGGAAAGCTCCACGCCGCGTTCGCGGCGCTGTTCGCCGTCGGACTGGCGCTGTGA
- the pyrI gene encoding aspartate carbamoyltransferase regulatory subunit has product MSDAPDRELRVSKIRDGTVIDHVAGGQALNVLAVLGIDGDEGLGVSIGMNVPSDKLGKKDVVKVEGRELSQGEVDIISLLAPEATVNIVREFAVVEKNRVERPERVVGLLECPNHNCITNADEPVESAFEVVEDGVRCEFCGEIVREDIGDHLAVH; this is encoded by the coding sequence ATGAGCGACGCCCCCGACCGGGAGCTTCGCGTCTCGAAGATCCGCGACGGCACGGTCATCGACCACGTCGCCGGCGGGCAGGCCCTGAACGTCCTCGCGGTGCTCGGGATCGACGGCGACGAGGGACTGGGCGTCTCCATCGGCATGAACGTCCCCTCGGACAAACTCGGTAAGAAGGACGTGGTGAAAGTCGAGGGGCGCGAACTGAGCCAGGGAGAGGTCGACATCATCTCGCTGCTCGCGCCGGAGGCGACCGTCAACATCGTTCGGGAGTTCGCGGTGGTCGAGAAGAACCGCGTCGAGCGTCCCGAGCGCGTCGTCGGCCTGCTTGAGTGCCCCAACCACAACTGCATCACGAACGCCGACGAGCCCGTCGAGTCCGCCTTCGAGGTCGTCGAGGACGGCGTCCGCTGCGAGTTCTGCGGAGAGATCGTCCGCGAGGACATCGGCGACCACCTCGCGGTCCACTAA
- a CDS encoding 2Fe-2S iron-sulfur cluster-binding protein — MTEYTVEFVGTGDEITVSDKQTILNACIEEGIAQEYSCRVGMCLACTAEIVEGEVAQQAAVARALTEEEAEDYALTCMARAQSDLKLDRGKYPPSIEDEAAASGDATGAAADDD, encoded by the coding sequence ATGACCGAGTACACGGTGGAGTTCGTCGGCACCGGCGACGAGATCACGGTGTCGGACAAACAGACCATCCTGAACGCCTGCATCGAGGAGGGGATCGCCCAGGAGTACTCCTGCCGCGTCGGGATGTGTCTGGCCTGTACCGCCGAGATCGTCGAGGGCGAGGTGGCCCAACAGGCCGCCGTCGCCCGCGCGCTCACCGAGGAGGAGGCGGAGGACTACGCGCTCACCTGCATGGCGCGCGCGCAGTCGGACCTGAAGCTCGACCGCGGGAAGTACCCCCCGAGCATCGAGGACGAGGCCGCCGCGAGCGGCGACGCCACCGGGGCTGCGGCCGACGACGACTGA
- a CDS encoding enoyl-CoA hydratase-related protein, translating to MADVTEFSDGVVRLERDDGIARIVLADPDRRNALSTAMTDGIGAALDHLEGGDARCVVVAGEGPAFCAGGDVDSMLERQESDAPTDDAVRHIVQEIGRCVKRVYECEFPTVARIEGPAFGAGANLAVACDVTAMHEDARIGFGFREVGLAVDSGTSYLLPRLVGENVAKELVYTGELLTAERAEELGVVNHAVADDEFEGRFSMLVDRIASGPTVALRTSKRLLRSEFATLGEAIEHEAGAQAAVLESDDHAEGVAAFTEDRSPAFEGR from the coding sequence ATGGCAGACGTAACGGAGTTCTCCGACGGCGTCGTGCGGCTCGAACGCGACGACGGCATCGCCCGGATCGTCCTCGCGGACCCCGACCGGCGCAACGCGCTGTCGACGGCGATGACCGACGGGATCGGGGCCGCCCTCGACCACCTGGAAGGCGGCGACGCCCGGTGTGTGGTGGTCGCGGGCGAGGGTCCCGCCTTCTGCGCCGGCGGCGACGTCGACTCGATGCTGGAGCGCCAGGAGTCGGACGCGCCGACCGACGACGCCGTCCGCCACATCGTCCAGGAGATCGGTCGGTGCGTGAAGCGCGTGTACGAGTGCGAGTTCCCGACGGTCGCGCGCATCGAGGGACCGGCTTTCGGCGCGGGCGCGAACCTCGCCGTCGCCTGCGACGTGACCGCGATGCACGAGGACGCCCGGATCGGCTTCGGCTTCCGAGAGGTCGGGCTCGCGGTCGACTCCGGTACCTCGTATCTCCTGCCGCGACTCGTCGGCGAGAACGTCGCCAAGGAGCTCGTGTACACCGGCGAGCTCCTGACGGCCGAGCGCGCCGAGGAGTTGGGCGTCGTGAACCACGCCGTCGCGGACGACGAGTTCGAGGGGCGGTTCTCGATGCTCGTCGACCGGATCGCCTCGGGGCCGACGGTCGCGCTCAGGACGTCCAAGCGACTCCTGCGCTCGGAGTTCGCGACGCTCGGGGAGGCGATCGAACACGAGGCGGGCGCGCAGGCGGCCGTCCTCGAGTCGGACGACCACGCGGAGGGGGTGGCGGCGTTCACCGAGGACCGGTCGCCGGCGTTCGAGGGGAGATAG
- a CDS encoding long-chain fatty acid--CoA ligase, with protein sequence MTNLVTNVGSTVEEHPEETAVSYDGTDISYRELWGQTGAFAAGLADAGVATGGRVGIYLPNLPQFVIGFHGTLRAGGVVVPMNPQYKAREIEHMLTDSEAEVVVTLPDLAEHVAEVREETDVHTVVTIGQAVEGTVSFEEFCGPPEYDTVDRADDDVACQPYTSGTTGTPKGVLLTHDNLASNAEMSASLMPGGITTDDKQLGVLPLFHIYGMTVVMNATLFDGGGYYPLPAWDAQEAFDLIETEELTIMHGVPAMYNDAINQPDAAERDLSSLRLCGVGGSGIPVEVLRRFEELFDATVYEGYGLTETSPVTHFNTPEKGRRVGSIGKTLPGVSSMIVDDDFEEVAPVEEGPVDEEETSLDDITGEVVVSGPNVMKGYHDRPEANEEVFTEHGGKRWFHTGDIGYHDADGYFYIVDREKHMINTAGYNVYPREVEELLFEHEAVADAAVVGIPDDRRGETVKAFIVPKPGADVTPDEIRQFCLDNLAEYKHPREVEFVEELPRTTTGKVQKFELRGE encoded by the coding sequence ATGACGAACCTCGTCACGAACGTCGGTTCGACGGTAGAGGAACACCCCGAGGAGACGGCGGTGTCCTACGACGGCACGGACATCTCCTATCGGGAGCTGTGGGGCCAGACCGGGGCGTTCGCCGCCGGGCTGGCGGACGCGGGCGTGGCGACCGGCGGGCGCGTCGGGATCTACCTCCCGAACCTCCCGCAGTTCGTGATCGGCTTCCACGGGACGCTGCGGGCCGGAGGCGTCGTCGTCCCGATGAACCCCCAGTACAAGGCCCGCGAGATCGAGCACATGCTCACCGACTCGGAGGCGGAGGTGGTCGTCACCCTGCCGGACCTGGCCGAGCACGTCGCGGAGGTGCGCGAGGAGACGGACGTTCACACCGTCGTCACGATCGGCCAGGCGGTCGAGGGAACCGTCTCCTTCGAGGAGTTCTGCGGTCCGCCCGAGTACGACACCGTCGACCGCGCGGACGACGACGTGGCCTGCCAGCCGTACACCTCGGGGACGACCGGTACCCCGAAGGGCGTCCTGTTGACCCACGACAACCTCGCGTCGAACGCGGAGATGTCGGCCTCGCTCATGCCCGGCGGGATCACCACAGACGACAAGCAGCTGGGCGTGCTCCCGCTGTTCCACATCTACGGCATGACCGTCGTGATGAACGCGACGCTGTTCGACGGCGGGGGCTACTACCCGCTGCCCGCGTGGGACGCCCAGGAGGCGTTCGATCTGATCGAGACCGAGGAGCTGACGATCATGCACGGGGTGCCCGCGATGTACAACGACGCGATCAACCAGCCCGACGCCGCCGAGCGCGACCTCTCCAGCCTCCGGCTGTGCGGCGTCGGCGGCTCCGGCATCCCCGTCGAGGTGCTCCGGCGCTTCGAGGAGCTGTTCGACGCGACGGTCTACGAGGGGTACGGCCTCACCGAGACCAGCCCGGTGACGCACTTCAACACGCCCGAGAAGGGTCGCCGGGTCGGCTCGATCGGCAAGACGCTTCCCGGCGTCTCGTCGATGATCGTCGACGACGACTTCGAGGAGGTCGCACCGGTCGAGGAGGGACCGGTCGACGAGGAGGAGACGAGCCTTGACGACATCACCGGGGAGGTCGTCGTCAGCGGCCCGAACGTGATGAAGGGGTATCACGACCGCCCCGAGGCGAACGAGGAGGTCTTCACCGAACACGGCGGGAAGCGGTGGTTCCACACCGGCGACATCGGCTATCACGACGCGGACGGCTACTTCTACATCGTCGACCGCGAGAAGCACATGATCAACACCGCCGGGTACAACGTCTACCCGCGCGAGGTCGAGGAGTTGCTCTTCGAACACGAGGCCGTCGCCGACGCCGCCGTCGTCGGCATCCCGGACGACCGCCGGGGGGAGACTGTGAAGGCGTTCATCGTGCCCAAGCCGGGCGCGGACGTGACGCCCGACGAGATCAGGCAGTTCTGCCTCGACAACCTCGCGGAGTACAAACACCCCCGCGAGGTCGAGTTCGTCGAGGAGCTCCCGCGGACGACGACCGGAAAGGTCCAGAAGTTCGAGCTTCGGGGGGAGTAG